The genomic window TTTCCGTCATATTACACATTTTTTCCTTGAAATACGGTAGTATTCCTTCGGAAAATCTGTGCGATCTGACGAAAAAGCTGACTGCGCAATTTGCGCACAATCTTCGTGCGGTGTTGCCTTAACGGAATACCTGAATTCTAAAGGTGAAAAAGATATCATAATCATCGGTGTATCGACAGACTATTGTATGGACGCAACAATAAAAAGCGGTTTTGAAAAAGGGTTTAATATGATCGTTCCTTCATACACAAATTCGACCTATGATAACCCATATTTTGATAAGGAAACTGCCTACAGGTATTTTAATGAATTTATGTGGAAAGATCGTTACGCAAAGACAATTACAGTTGAGCAAGCGATACAGCTGTTACAAGGAGACATAGACGATGTTTGAAAGTGAATACGCAAAAACCGAATATATTGAGAAAGACAATGCGGTATTTCACGTCTGGAAGAAAGAAGCCCACTTTGACGATTACCGTGAGCCTGTCAATGCATCGCTTAAATTGCTAAGAGAACATCAGGGCAGCATTTTCATAGTCGATGCAAGGAACGGATTTGAAGATGTAAAGGAAGATGTCGAGTGGGGTTTTACATACTTTCTGCCCGAATTAAAGAAAACAGGCTGTAAGATATGGGGCTTCATACTGCCCGAAGTATCCGATATAGAGGGCGAGATCGACCTGTGGACTGCTGAGATAAAAAAGAATTTCAAGGTCATCAGGGCTTGTTCCTATGAAGAAATAGTGAAAGAGGCAGATAGTAAACTATACTGATTTAAGGAGTTAAAACCTATGGGAGTTGTTGCTGTTTTAGCAGGATCAGTTTTGGCAATCTTTCAGGTGTTGACCTTGTTCGCTATTATCAGGGATATCAAAAGAATGATTGTGTGCACAGAAAAAGTTGATGCCCGGGTAGAGTCTGTAACAGAGAAAGAGAAAGAATATAAAGATTCTAAAACAGGTAAAGTGAAACGTAAATACAGTTATAGAGTTACGTTTAGATTTGAATATAATGGTCAGACTTATACGTCAACTCATGTTTACGAAAAGCGTTGCAGCTATTTCAAAAATCAGGATACAGAGATCAAAATAAATCCACGTAAACCAGGTGAAAGCTGGACAAAGGGCGAGCTTAAGGATCTCTTATCATTATTCTTATTAATACCGCTTTATGTGTTTTTTGATTATCTGTATGTAATATGTGTGTTTAAATAAAGCGTCATGCTGAGCTTGTGGAAAAGAGACCTGCGAAAATCAGATGGAGGTGAATATCAATGGAGCCTGAGCTGAAAATACGAATGGACTGTAAGGCACAGATAAACCTTGCAATGCAGCAGAATTATATTCCTTTGATAAGATGTATATATATCACCAATCAGGGAGAACAAGCTGTCGGGAATATACATATAAAAATATCATTCTCGCCTGAATTTGCAAAAGAGTTTGAAGCGGATATAGCTGCAATAGAGCCCGGAGAGACCATTGAGATATCACCTGTAAGGATAATCATATCACCTGATATGCTGTCAGATCTGACTGAACGTATGTCGGGAACGATCAGCATAACCGTTACCGGGAACGGGAAGATAATAGCGACAGATACAGCTGATATAACGCTGCTCGCTGCCGATCAGTGGATCGGTATGAATATCATGCCTGAGCTTACCGCAGCATACATTACACCAAATCACCCTGCGGTGCTGCAGACAGTAAACAAAGCCGCACATTATCTTATGAAGTGGACAGGCAGCCCTTCCTTTACAGGTTATCAGACACAGGATCCCAATGCTGTAAAGCTGCAAATGGCTGCGATATACGCTGCGTTACAGGAGGAAAACATCGCATATACCATGCCGCCTGCAAGCTATGAACTTACAGGGCAGCGTATCCGGCTTCCATATACGGTTATAGAGCAAAAATGCGGCACCTGTCTTGATCTTTCGCTGCTTTTTGCATCTTGTGCAGAAGCGGTCGGGCTTTACCCTGTGCTTATATTTATAAAAGGCCACGCATTTTCCGGCTGCTGGCTTGAAGATGAGACTTTTTCAGATTGTGTCATTGATGATATTGCAGCAGTATCAAAGAGGATGGCAGACGGTATCAATTCCATATGCCTTGTGGAATGCACCGACTTTGTTGCCGGAAAGAATTATGATTTTGACAGGGCTGTAAAGCACGCAAATGATGCTCTGCTTATCCCTGAAAACTTTGCTATCGCACTTGATATACAGCGCTGCAGAGGCAACGGCATCAGACCGCTCCCAGTGCAGGCAGACGGGAAATACTCTTTTGCAGGCTTTGGTGAAAGAAGCGAAAGCTCCATTACATCTACACCGTCGCTTATTGATCTTGAAAACCTGAGAGTTGCTGATACACAAGCAAACAAAAACGTGACCAAGCAGGACATATGGGAGCGCAAGCTGCTTGATCTTTCGCTTAGGAACAGCCTTATCAATTTCAGGCCACGCACATTAAGCATACAGCTTGTGGCAGCCGATCTCTGCAGACTTGAAGACGAGCTTGCAAGGGGCGAGACTTTTAAAATAATGCCTGCGCCTACCGAACTCAGCCTTGCTTTATCCGATGCTAAGATATATGAGATCGAAAATGAAAAAGATCTTGTTATGACCATTGCAGAGGCCGAATTCAAAAACCGAAGGATAAGAACGTTTTTAAAGGGATCTGATCTTGATACGGCGCTTAA from Ruminococcus sp. NK3A76 includes these protein-coding regions:
- a CDS encoding isochorismatase family protein, whose product is MRSDEKADCAICAQSSCGVALTEYLNSKGEKDIIIIGVSTDYCMDATIKSGFEKGFNMIVPSYTNSTYDNPYFDKETAYRYFNEFMWKDRYAKTITVEQAIQLLQGDIDDV
- a CDS encoding DUF3592 domain-containing protein, giving the protein MGVVAVLAGSVLAIFQVLTLFAIIRDIKRMIVCTEKVDARVESVTEKEKEYKDSKTGKVKRKYSYRVTFRFEYNGQTYTSTHVYEKRCSYFKNQDTEIKINPRKPGESWTKGELKDLLSLFLLIPLYVFFDYLYVICVFK